From a single Lolium rigidum isolate FL_2022 chromosome 7, APGP_CSIRO_Lrig_0.1, whole genome shotgun sequence genomic region:
- the LOC124670736 gene encoding peptidyl-prolyl cis-trans isomerase CYP37, chloroplastic, which yields MASRVVTTVLAGALPAHPRAPLAAAGGSKFVEWTNRPSRHRGIRCGVARVSRSRPHYPSSPAWTAEDGVLELLKTAVAALAIIAQISVALPANAILYSPDTNVPRTGELALRRAIPANPSMKTIQESLEDISYLLRIPQRKPYGSMEGDVKKAMKIALDNKDAMLGSMPAELKEKGSELYTSLLEGKGGLQSLLNYIKDKDNDRLSVALASSLDTIAELELLQAPGLSFLLPKQYLDYPRLTGRGVVEFTVEKGDGSTFVPTAGGEPKRVATIQVVVDGYSAPLTAGNFAKLVLEGAYDGVTLKSANQAVIADSESGKKGYTIPLEVMPAGQFEPLYRSPLSIQDGELPVLPMSVYGSVAMAHSEDSEEYSSPTQFFFYLYDKRNSGLGGISFDEGQFSVFGYATTDGRDVLSQIKTGDKIRSAKLVQGRERLVLPAAASAPAPEDPAPAPEDPAPAPAVPALAPAEG from the exons ATGGCGTCGCGAGTGGTAACGACGGTGCTCGCCGGAGCCCTCCCCGCACACCCGCGCGCTCCcctggccgcggccggcggcAGCAAGTTCGTCGAGTGGACCAACCGCCCGAGCCGCCACCGCGGCATTCGCTGCGGCGTCGCCCGTGTCTCCCGCAGCCGCCCGCACTACCCCTCCTCCCCCGCCTGGACGGCTGAG GACGGCGTTCTCGAGCTGCTCAAAACCGCGGTCGCTGCGCTCGCCATCATCGCCCAGATTTCCGTGGCGCTGCCGGCGAATGCGATCCTCTACTCGCCGGACACGAACGTGCCGAGAACCGGGGAGCTCGCGCTGCGGAGGGCCATCCCGGCGAACCCAAGCATGAAGACCATACAG GAATCGCTGGAGGACATCTCGTACTTGCTGAGGATACCGCAGAGGAAGCCGTACGGCTCCATGGAGGGGGATGTCAAGAAGGCCATGAAA ATAGCATTAGACAACAAGGATGCAATGTTGGGAAGCATGCCTGCAGAACTCAAGGAAAAGGGCTCCGAGCTGTACACTTCCTTGCTCGAAGGGAAG GGTGGTTTACAATCTCTCTTGAACTATATCAAAGACAAGGACAATGACAGACTTTCAGTAGCccttgcttcttctcttgatactaTTGCTGAATTGGAGCTGTTGCAG GCACCGGGCTTATCCTTTCTCTTACCTAAACAGTATTTGGATTATCCAAG ACTAACAGGAAGAGGAGTTGTTGAATTCACAGTTGAGAAAGGTGATGGTTCAACATTCGTTCCAACTGCTGGTGGTGAACCCAAAAGGGTTGCTACAATTCAG GTTGTGGTTGATGGGTATTCTGCCCCACTGACTGCTGGGAACTTTGCGAAATTG GTTTTGGAGGGGGCATATGACGGGGTAACACTGAAATCTGCAAACCAGGCAGTCATTGCAGATAGTGAGTCTGGGAAGAAAGGGTATACTATTCCACTAGAGGTCATGCCTGCTGGACAATTTGAACCATTGTACAGAAGTCCGTTAAGTATTCAG GATGGAGAATTGCCAGTCCTTCCTATGTCTGTATATGGCTCCGTTGCCATGGCACATAGTGAGGATTCAGAGGAATACTCATCACCAACCcagttcttcttctacctctatgATAAGAGAAAT TCTGGTTTAGGAGGAATATCCTTTGATGAAGGCCAATTTTCAGTTTTCGG GTATGCCACCACAGACggaagagatgttctttcacagaTCAAGACTGGGGATAAAATTCGTTCCGCCAAGCTGGTACAGGGCAGAGAACGCCTTGTGCTGCCAGCGGCAGCTTCAGCGCCGGCTCCAGAAGATCCAGCGCCGGCTCCAGAAGATCCAGCGCCTGCTCCAGCAGTTCCAGCGCTTGCTCCGGCAGAGGGTTGA
- the LOC124672696 gene encoding caffeoylshikimate esterase encodes NGLPVRYATVSNDSPTTRRHHFPLPPSIHDRCPAPPTMTQEDVPAPVNFWGDHPATESDYYAAHGAEGESSYFTAPDDGAGARRLFTRAWRPAGGTRPRALVFMVHGYGNDISWTFQSTAVFLARSGFACFAADLPGHGRSHGLRAFVPRLDPAVADLLAFFRSVRRRDEHAGLPCFLFGESMGGAICLLIHLRTPPGEWAGAVLVAPMCRISDRIRPPWPVPEILTFVARFAPTLPIVPTADLIEKSVKVPAKRLISARNPMRYNGRPRLGTVVELLRATDELAARLGEVTVPFLVVHGSADEVTDPAVSQALYEAAASKDKTIKMYDGMLHSMLFGEPEENINRVRGDIIAWLNDRCTPAATS; translated from the coding sequence AACGGCCTCCCCGTCCGCTACGCAACTGTAAGCAACGACTCCCCCACCACTCGCCGGCACCACTTCCCCCTTCCCCCATCCATCCACGACCGCTGCCCAGCGCCTCCCACCATGACGCAGGAAGACGTGCCGGCGCCCGTCAACTTCTGGGGCGACCACCCGGCCACGGAGTCGGACTACTACGCGGCGCACGGCGCGGAGGGCGAGTCGTCCTACTTCACCGCGCCGGACGACGGCGcgggcgcgcgccgcctcttcacGCGCGCGTGGCGGCCGGCGGGGGGCACGCGGCCGAGGGCGCTCGTGTTCATGGTCCACGGCTACGGCAACGACATCAGCTGGACGTTCCAGTCCACGGCCGTCTTCCTGGCGCGCTCCGGCTTCGCCTGCTTCGCCGCCGACCTGCCCGGCCACGGCCGCTCGCACGGCCTCCGCGCCTTCGTGCCCAGGCTCGACCCCGCGGTGGCCGACCTCCTCGCCTTCTTCCGCTCCGTCAGGCGGCGGGACGAGCACGCCGGGCTGCCCTGCTTCCTCTTCGGGGAGTCCATGGGCGGGGCCATCtgcctgctcatccacctccgcacgccgccgggggaGTGGGCGGGGGCCGTGCTGGTCGCGCCCATGTGCCGGATCTCCGACCGGATCCGCCCGCCCTGGCCGGTGCCCGAGATCCTCACCTTCGTCGCGCGGTTCGCGCCCACGCTCCCCATCGTGcccaccgccgacctcatcgAGAAGTCCGTCAAGGTGCCCGCCAAGCGACTCATCTCCGCGCGCAACCCCATGCGCTACAACGGCCGGCCCAGGCTCGGCACCGTCGTCGAgctgctccgcgccaccgacgagCTCGCCGCGCGCCTCGGCGAGGTCACCGTCCCCTTCCTCGTCGTGCACGGCAGCGCCGACGAGGTCACCGACCCCGCCGTCAGCCAAGCGCTCTACGAGGCCGCGGCCAGCAAGGACAAGACCATCAAGATGTACGACGGGATGCTCCACTCCATGCTCTTCGGGGAGCCCGAGGAGAACATCAACCGCGTCCGCGGCGACATCATAGCCTGGCTCAACGACAGATGCACGCCGGCGGCGACTTCCTGA